One window from the genome of Lentibacillus daqui encodes:
- the spoVE gene encoding stage V sporulation protein E: protein MLRKLFKQQNAPDYTLLGVIFALLIVGIVMVYSSSYIWADYKYGDSFFYLKRQILFTGVGVVAMFFIMAIPYGTWQRYAKPILFGCFGLLLLVLIPGVGMVRGGAQSWIGVGAFSVQPSEFMKLGLIIFLSVYLTTNQKYITSFKKGFFPSLLLVFTAFGLIMLQPDLGTGIVLVLTCMILIFTAGAKISHFVGLGFLGIVGFVLLIISAPYRISRITAFLNPWEDPLGDGFQIIQSLYAIGPGGLMGLGLGNSIQKYFYLPEPQTDFIFAILGEELGFIGGALLIVLFGLLFWRGIKVALAAPDPFGRFLALGIVSMLVIQVMINISVVIGLIPVTGITLPFLSYGGSSLTLTLCSVGILLNISRYSSI from the coding sequence TTGTTACGGAAATTATTTAAACAGCAAAATGCACCGGATTATACGTTGCTTGGGGTAATTTTTGCATTATTAATTGTCGGTATTGTGATGGTATACAGCTCCTCATATATTTGGGCAGATTATAAATATGGGGACAGTTTCTTTTATTTGAAGCGGCAAATATTGTTTACCGGAGTTGGCGTTGTTGCCATGTTTTTTATCATGGCCATTCCATATGGGACGTGGCAACGGTATGCAAAGCCAATATTGTTCGGGTGTTTTGGATTACTTTTGCTTGTGTTAATTCCCGGTGTCGGAATGGTACGCGGTGGTGCCCAAAGCTGGATTGGTGTCGGGGCCTTCAGTGTGCAACCATCAGAGTTTATGAAACTAGGGTTGATTATTTTTCTATCCGTCTACTTAACAACCAATCAAAAATATATTACTTCATTTAAAAAAGGCTTTTTCCCATCGTTATTGCTGGTGTTTACTGCATTTGGCCTGATTATGCTGCAACCCGATCTGGGCACAGGAATCGTGCTTGTATTAACTTGTATGATTTTGATTTTTACTGCCGGAGCCAAAATCTCGCATTTCGTGGGGTTAGGTTTTTTGGGGATTGTTGGCTTTGTATTGTTAATTATTTCGGCACCGTATCGAATCAGCCGGATTACAGCTTTTTTAAACCCATGGGAAGACCCGCTTGGTGACGGGTTTCAGATCATCCAGTCTTTATATGCCATTGGACCGGGGGGATTAATGGGTTTGGGGCTGGGCAATAGTATTCAAAAGTATTTTTATTTGCCTGAACCGCAAACCGACTTTATCTTCGCCATTTTGGGTGAGGAGCTGGGCTTTATTGGTGGTGCTTTGTTGATTGTCTTGTTTGGTTTGTTGTTTTGGCGCGGGATTAAAGTTGCTTTGGCAGCGCCTGATCCATTTGGACGGTTTTTGGCCTTGGGTATCGTGTCCATGTTAGTGATCCAAGTGATGATTAACATTAGTGTCGTTATCGGGTTGATTCCTGTAACTGGTATTACACTGCCATTTTTAAGTTATGGCGGATCATCGTTAACCTTAACCCTTTGTTCGGTAGGGATCTTGTTAAATATAAGCAGGTATTCCTCTATTTAG
- the murD gene encoding UDP-N-acetylmuramoyl-L-alanine--D-glutamate ligase, with protein sequence MNKLTDFPYSCVLVLGLAKSGTAAAKLLLENHISVRVNDKEAPANDANVQMLQELGAEVITGSHPLTVLDGMEMVVKNPGIPYNNPIVQEAQKRHIPVITEIELAGNMVEGSIIGITGSNGKTTTTMLTAQMLKASKEPVQLAGNIGTVATDVASTLKPEEKMVLELSSFQLMGIRNFKPKIAVLLNIFAAHLDYHGTFANYKAAKCNIFKNQTAADYLIYNAEQETVVDAVGGAKSTKIPFSVNRELRNGAWADDSSVYFKNEKIIDKQEIVLVGEHNLENILAAVAAAKLSGANNEAIRQVLMTFTGVRHRLQYVETINSRIFYNDSKATNVLATQKALSSFDKPTILLAGGLDRGNGFADLLPYLANVKLMVLFGETKEKLKKLADQAGIDAVLVEDVAMAAKTAYAKSDAGDVILLSPACASWDQYQTFEERGDMFVQAVHTLV encoded by the coding sequence TTGAATAAATTAACAGACTTTCCCTATTCGTGTGTTCTTGTTCTGGGACTGGCGAAAAGTGGAACTGCAGCAGCAAAATTATTACTGGAAAACCACATCTCTGTACGGGTAAACGATAAGGAAGCACCGGCAAATGATGCAAATGTACAGATGTTACAGGAACTCGGTGCGGAAGTGATTACTGGTTCACATCCGCTGACTGTGTTGGATGGGATGGAGATGGTAGTCAAAAATCCTGGCATTCCATATAACAACCCAATTGTCCAGGAGGCACAAAAGCGACATATTCCGGTTATTACTGAGATTGAACTTGCCGGAAACATGGTGGAAGGATCGATTATCGGGATTACTGGTTCAAACGGGAAGACGACAACAACGATGCTTACAGCCCAAATGCTCAAAGCAAGCAAGGAGCCGGTACAACTCGCCGGCAATATCGGGACAGTAGCGACCGATGTTGCCAGCACATTGAAACCGGAGGAAAAAATGGTCCTGGAATTATCATCGTTTCAATTAATGGGTATCAGGAATTTTAAGCCAAAGATTGCCGTTCTATTAAATATTTTCGCTGCCCACCTTGATTATCATGGGACATTTGCGAACTATAAAGCGGCAAAATGCAATATTTTTAAAAACCAGACAGCCGCCGATTATCTTATTTATAATGCGGAACAAGAGACGGTTGTGGATGCTGTCGGGGGCGCAAAATCAACCAAGATTCCATTTTCAGTGAATAGGGAATTAAGAAATGGTGCTTGGGCAGATGATTCAAGTGTTTATTTTAAAAATGAGAAGATCATTGATAAACAGGAGATTGTGCTCGTTGGTGAACATAATCTGGAGAATATATTGGCAGCAGTGGCAGCCGCTAAATTAAGTGGAGCAAACAATGAGGCAATTCGTCAAGTTTTAATGACTTTTACCGGTGTCAGACATCGCCTGCAGTATGTTGAGACGATTAACAGCCGGATATTTTACAATGATTCCAAGGCAACAAATGTTTTGGCAACCCAAAAAGCTTTGTCTTCCTTTGATAAGCCAACGATCTTATTGGCGGGAGGACTTGATCGGGGTAATGGGTTTGCTGATTTACTCCCTTATCTTGCCAATGTGAAATTAATGGTATTGTTTGGTGAGACAAAAGAAAAATTAAAAAAACTTGCTGATCAGGCGGGAATTGATGCTGTTCTTGTAGAGGATGTCGCAATGGCAGCAAAGACTGCATACGCCAAGTCGGATGCAGGTGATGTGATTTTGCTATCGCCAGCCTGTGCCAGTTGGGATCAATACCAAACGTTTGAAGAAAGGGGTGACATGTTTGTGCAAGCCGTGCATACACTAGTATAG